The following coding sequences lie in one Montipora foliosa isolate CH-2021 chromosome 11, ASM3666993v2, whole genome shotgun sequence genomic window:
- the LOC137975643 gene encoding uncharacterized protein yields the protein MSAIRTENYEAKQERSLGNHFKTILISSSISCLVTVVIISFLLRNTAFVNIYIPNSDRSQNNEKLAAARRSYAKNVELVMLPFAVKQGAVCLDGSPPGYYFREGHGRGSNNWIIHFFGGAWCFDEESCFQRSKTRLGSSNFFPPHPPSLQGILSANDKVNPDFYDWNLVLLCYCDGASFTGYRTDPVSVNGHFIYMRGRKILEVIIDQLIQSEFRIANHLLLSGTSAGSLGVMMNADFIRSRIPKSINVRALVDSGYFLDVASLSGDDIINRHFRKMFDVHNSLGGVDEDCARGFRRSLGWKCLFPQHAFRFVSTPLFVLQSAYDEWQLIHIRGINCQVPEYSDNFTTERSLFRRSTMDAITHAPNKLSPERNWNYKHVHGIYCRPPECTRDEIAAIMQFRNVSLYALRPVMQSASSGLFVSSCLEHSQSLYDDTWTGIFVNGFTVAEAVGNWMFDRTNQHQHIDCELPCNPSCANVW from the coding sequence GGAAAACTACGAAGCCAAACAAGAAAGAAGCCTGGGCAATCATTTCAAGACCATCCTGATTTCAAGTAGCATCAGTTGTCTGGTTACGGTTGTTATCATTTCGTTTTTATTAAGAAACACTGCTTTTGTCAACATTTACATTCCCAATTCCGACCGaagtcaaaacaatgaaaaactcGCCGCCGCCAGACGCTCGTACGCGAAAAATGTCGAATTGGTGATGTTGCCTTTCGCTGTTAAACAAGGCGCGGTGTGTTTGGATGGTTCCCCCCCTGGATACTACTTCAGAGAAGGCCATGGCAGGGGGAGTAACAACTGGATTATTCATTTCTTTGGAGGAGCTTGGTGTTTCGATGAAGAATCTTGCTTTCAACGCAGCAAAACGAGATTAGGATCCAGTAACTTCTTCCCACCCCACCCTCCGAGCTTGCAAGGGATTCTATCGGCAAACGACAAAGTCAATCCGGATTTCTACGATTGGAACTTAGTGTTATTATGTTACTGCGATGGAGCTTCATTCACTGGTTACAGAACTGACCCTGTCAGTGTGAACGGACACTTCATTTACATGCGCGGGAGAAAAATCCTTGAAGTCATCATAGACCAACTAATACAGAGCGAATTTCGCATAGCGAACCACTTGCTTCTCAGTGGAACCTCGGCTGGGAGTTTGGGTGTGATGATGAACGCCGACTTTATCCGAAGTCGAATTCCAAAATCGATAAACGTTCGTGCATTAGTCGACTCGGGATATTTCCTAGATGTGGCTTCCTTAAGTGGTGATGACATTATAAACAGGCATTTTAGGAAGATGTTTGACGTGCATAATTCCCTTGGCGGTGTGGATGAAGACTGTGCTCGGGGATTCCGTAGATCGCTTGGCTGGAAATGTTTGTTCCCGCAACACGCATTCCGATTCGTCAGCACACCTCTCTTTGTGTTACAATCGGCATACGATGAATGGCAACTAATTCACATACGAGGAATAAACTGTCAAGTTCCGGAATACAGCGACAATTTTACGACGGAACGGAGTTTGTTTCGGAGGTCAACAATGGATGCGATTACACATGCTCCGAACAAACTCAGCCCTGAGAGGAACTGGAACTATAAACATGTCCACGGTATTTATTGCCGGCCTCCCGAATGCACCCGCGACGAAATAGCTGCAATTATGCAATTCAGAAACGTTAGCCTTTATGCTTTGCGTCCGGTCATGCAGTCAGCGAGTTCAGGACTGTTCGTCAGCTCATGCTTAGAACACTCGCAAAGTTTGTACGACGACACATGGACTGGGATCTTTGTAAATGGGTTTACTGTGGCTGAAGCTGTCGGAAATTGGATGTTTGACAGAACAAACCAGCATCAACACATAGACTGCGAATTGCCTTGCAATCCATCTTGCGCAAATGTATGGTAA